Proteins encoded together in one Aminipila butyrica window:
- the xseB gene encoding exodeoxyribonuclease VII small subunit, producing MAAKKQLSFEEALEKLELSAEHLKSENVSLEDALKSFEEGIEYYNKCNDILSSAKQKIELYSKQ from the coding sequence ATGGCAGCTAAAAAACAATTATCGTTTGAAGAAGCGCTTGAAAAGCTGGAGCTTTCCGCAGAACACTTAAAAAGTGAAAATGTATCTCTGGAAGATGCTTTAAAGAGCTTTGAAGAGGGAATCGAATACTATAACAAGTGCAACGACATCCTAAGCAGTGCAAAACAGAAGATCGAACTCTATTCAAAGCAATAA
- the nusB gene encoding transcription antitermination factor NusB has product MNRSEAREVMMQLLFQVDVQQEYNVEIKEKFLKDIEGINSHRPYIDGLFKQLLEHREEIDQKIGEVSANWKMSRMNKVDLAILRLSIGELLYMDKIPTSVSINEAVLLAKKFGTADSAKFINGILGHIARDLSGAE; this is encoded by the coding sequence ATGAATCGCAGCGAGGCGAGAGAAGTGATGATGCAGCTTTTATTTCAAGTGGACGTGCAGCAGGAATACAATGTGGAAATAAAAGAAAAGTTTTTAAAAGATATAGAGGGCATCAACAGCCATAGGCCTTACATTGACGGCCTATTTAAACAGCTTTTAGAGCACCGGGAGGAGATCGACCAAAAGATTGGTGAGGTCAGCGCTAACTGGAAGATGAGCCGTATGAACAAGGTGGATTTGGCCATCCTGCGCCTGTCTATCGGGGAATTGCTTTATATGGATAAGATACCTACCTCCGTGTCTATTAACGAGGCGGTTCTATTGGCAAAAAAATTTGGCACAGCTGATTCTGCAAAATTTATCAACGGAATTTTAGGCCACATAGCCAGAGACCTTTCTGGGGCAGAATAA
- a CDS encoding SpoIIIAH-like family protein, producing the protein MNKVSKKKKLALFGLLALVLCLALANQSLNKEQALKTSAEYTDYEKEEMLEHDGDVLVDSLNIKSIAGDQSNGQQAADSSSKGAINSEVVTSDDVAELSNADTYFGEIRSTIDSDRNQVISMLADAAAETDNAVEKENATQQKLKIIGYMEKEKTIESLISAKGLPECLVLLTDNAVNVTVNKDQLEQTDVAKICDIVIRETGRPANQIIIQSKV; encoded by the coding sequence ATGAATAAGGTTTCTAAAAAGAAAAAGCTGGCTCTGTTTGGTTTACTGGCTCTAGTTTTATGTCTGGCCTTAGCAAATCAATCGCTGAACAAAGAGCAGGCACTAAAGACTTCAGCGGAGTATACGGATTATGAAAAAGAAGAGATGCTGGAGCACGATGGAGATGTTTTAGTGGATAGTTTAAATATTAAGTCCATAGCCGGAGACCAGTCTAACGGCCAGCAGGCAGCGGACAGCTCCAGCAAAGGCGCGATTAATTCCGAGGTAGTAACCTCAGATGATGTAGCGGAACTTTCCAATGCCGACACCTACTTTGGAGAAATTCGCAGCACCATTGATTCAGATCGGAATCAGGTGATTTCTATGTTGGCGGATGCCGCAGCGGAAACGGACAATGCGGTGGAAAAGGAAAATGCCACCCAGCAAAAGTTGAAAATAATCGGTTACATGGAAAAGGAAAAGACGATTGAAAGTCTGATTTCTGCCAAGGGCTTGCCTGAGTGCTTAGTGCTTCTTACGGACAATGCGGTTAATGTAACGGTGAACAAGGATCAGCTGGAACAGACGGATGTCGCTAAAATTTGTGACATTGTTATAAGAGAGACTGGCAGACCAGCTAACCAAATCATTATTCAAAGCAAAGTTTAA
- a CDS encoding TlyA family RNA methyltransferase: MKDRLDVMLVEKGLFPSREKAKGAIMAGIVYVDGQRVDKAGTPVSDTSEFFVKEDICPYVSRGGLKLEKALEVFDFQLEGAVCADIGASTGGFTDCMLKNGAAKVFAIDVGYGQLAWKLRNDPKVVNMEKVNIRYLDVDTVGRNMNFISIDVSFISLKLVFPVASQLLADTGSIVCLVKPQFEAGKEQVGKKGIVRDIRVHKEVLRNVAGYAREWGLYPQALTFSPVTGAKGNIEYLLHLKKVESDSFTDEMIEQIADLSHQTLD; encoded by the coding sequence TTGAAAGATAGACTTGATGTAATGCTGGTAGAAAAAGGCCTTTTTCCTTCCAGAGAAAAGGCTAAAGGAGCCATTATGGCGGGCATCGTCTATGTGGACGGACAGCGAGTAGATAAAGCGGGAACGCCGGTCAGCGATACCAGTGAATTTTTTGTGAAGGAAGATATTTGTCCTTATGTGAGCCGAGGCGGTTTGAAGCTGGAAAAGGCCTTGGAGGTTTTTGATTTCCAGCTGGAAGGTGCAGTCTGTGCTGACATCGGGGCATCCACTGGAGGCTTTACGGATTGTATGCTGAAAAACGGTGCGGCCAAGGTCTTTGCCATTGACGTGGGCTATGGGCAGCTGGCTTGGAAGCTGAGGAACGATCCGAAAGTGGTCAATATGGAAAAGGTCAACATCCGCTATTTGGATGTGGATACTGTCGGTCGAAATATGAACTTTATCAGTATTGACGTGTCGTTTATCTCTCTAAAGCTGGTTTTCCCTGTAGCTAGTCAGCTCTTGGCAGATACGGGCAGCATTGTCTGTCTGGTGAAACCTCAATTTGAAGCGGGAAAAGAGCAAGTAGGCAAGAAAGGCATTGTCCGGGATATCCGGGTCCATAAAGAAGTTCTGCGAAACGTGGCAGGCTATGCCAGAGAATGGGGCTTATATCCTCAGGCGTTGACTTTTTCTCCAGTAACTGGAGCTAAAGGAAACATCGAGTACCTGCTGCACTTAAAGAAGGTAGAAAGTGATTCTTTTACCGATGAAATGATTGAGCAGATTGCTGATTTGTCTCATCAGACTCTAGATTGA
- the spoIIIAE gene encoding stage III sporulation protein AE translates to MDYKSIIQEQLAKLELSELEEIMDSATLDSGNRMPDISIQGLIDNAINGQPIFDSQTMIHGFIDLFLYEIKSSIILGVQLVTICIVIGLLTNLSNSFGNKAVSRLGIVVCGCFVIGLCLNNFSQTFNMCADTLNTMTRTMQLLLPILIPLLITLGGFTSGSVLNPVIAGAITMFNTILQTFILPAIFISSIFILVNSLTERDYVNKLGVFLRSTATFATGLCVTFFAGLTAIQGFVTETADGMLVNTARYSVNNFVPIVGGFAADSIDMVLSCVGVIKNGISIFGVILVLLLLAIPLMKLLAIAMVYKITAIVIEPIGNKQVSGCMNEMGNSVITMAVVLFLAALMFLVFLTIIIGIGGGSLLR, encoded by the coding sequence ATGGATTATAAAAGTATTATACAGGAACAACTGGCCAAGCTGGAACTCAGTGAGCTGGAAGAGATTATGGACAGTGCTACGTTAGACAGCGGCAACCGAATGCCGGATATCAGTATTCAGGGTTTAATTGATAACGCTATCAACGGGCAGCCCATATTTGATTCACAGACGATGATTCATGGCTTTATAGACCTATTTCTATACGAAATTAAGAGCAGTATCATCTTAGGGGTTCAACTGGTGACTATCTGCATTGTAATCGGGCTTTTGACGAATCTGTCTAATTCTTTTGGCAACAAGGCTGTATCCCGGCTGGGTATCGTGGTCTGTGGCTGCTTTGTTATCGGTTTGTGCCTGAATAACTTTTCACAGACGTTTAACATGTGTGCGGACACCTTGAATACGATGACCAGAACCATGCAACTTTTGCTGCCAATTCTCATTCCGCTATTGATTACGCTTGGAGGGTTCACCAGCGGGAGTGTATTGAATCCGGTTATCGCCGGGGCCATCACCATGTTTAACACCATCTTGCAAACATTTATTCTGCCGGCTATCTTTATTTCTTCTATTTTCATTCTGGTCAACAGTTTGACAGAGCGGGATTATGTCAATAAGCTGGGAGTCTTCTTGCGAAGTACGGCTACTTTTGCTACCGGTCTGTGTGTAACCTTCTTTGCAGGGCTTACGGCCATACAGGGATTTGTCACAGAGACGGCAGATGGTATGTTAGTCAACACCGCCCGCTATTCGGTCAATAACTTCGTGCCCATCGTGGGGGGCTTTGCGGCAGATTCTATCGACATGGTGCTGTCCTGTGTGGGGGTAATAAAAAATGGTATCAGCATCTTTGGGGTTATTCTGGTCCTGCTCTTGCTGGCCATTCCCCTGATGAAACTGCTGGCCATTGCCATGGTCTATAAGATTACTGCCATCGTCATCGAGCCGATTGGGAACAAACAAGTGTCTGGCTGCATGAATGAGATGGGCAACTCCGTGATTACTATGGCCGTAGTCCTGTTCTTGGCGGCGCTGATGTTTCTGGTGTTTCTAACCATCATCATCGGCATTGGCGGCGGCAGTCTGCTGAGATAG
- a CDS encoding polyprenyl synthetase family protein produces MDNTSYATYKNLIDEHILDFLPEIDHKSITLYEAMKYSLTAGGKRLRPTLLLAACEFVGGDRRTAIPYACAIEYIHTYSLIHDDLPAMDDDELRRGVPTNHVVYGEAMAILAGDGLLTSAFEAMNKDMLLYLDDSVKLKRRIRAIYEISKGAGCRGMVAGQVADMEAENKQCSKEMLDYIHFNKTAALITASVRAGAYLGGATEKQLRDLTGYGENLGLAFQIADDMLDVCGDELEMGKKAGNDVKKHKATYPCLYEMEDCKAYLNELTETALSFLECYYDEAEFFNTFAQEMVVRGK; encoded by the coding sequence ATGGATAACACGTCATATGCAACCTATAAAAATTTAATTGATGAACACATCTTGGACTTTCTGCCGGAGATTGACCACAAAAGCATCACCTTATATGAGGCCATGAAATACAGCTTAACTGCCGGGGGCAAACGGCTGAGACCCACTTTGCTGCTGGCTGCCTGTGAATTTGTAGGCGGAGATCGGCGCACAGCTATTCCTTATGCCTGTGCCATTGAATATATTCACACGTATTCTCTGATTCACGATGACCTTCCAGCTATGGACGATGATGAGCTTCGACGGGGCGTTCCCACTAATCACGTGGTATACGGAGAAGCCATGGCTATTTTGGCGGGAGACGGACTGCTGACTTCAGCTTTTGAGGCGATGAACAAGGATATGCTTTTATATCTCGATGATTCTGTAAAGCTAAAACGCCGGATTCGGGCTATTTATGAAATTTCCAAGGGCGCAGGCTGCCGAGGTATGGTGGCTGGGCAAGTGGCCGATATGGAAGCGGAAAACAAACAGTGCTCCAAGGAAATGCTGGATTACATTCACTTCAATAAAACGGCAGCCCTTATAACGGCTTCTGTCCGAGCAGGTGCTTACTTAGGCGGTGCTACGGAAAAACAGTTGAGGGACCTGACTGGCTATGGCGAAAACCTGGGCCTGGCCTTCCAGATTGCTGACGACATGCTGGATGTGTGCGGTGATGAACTGGAGATGGGCAAGAAGGCCGGAAATGATGTGAAGAAACATAAGGCCACTTATCCATGTCTGTACGAGATGGAAGATTGTAAGGCTTATTTAAACGAACTGACTGAAACGGCTCTATCCTTTTTGGAATGCTACTACGACGAGGCGGAATTCTTTAACACCTTTGCGCAGGAGATGGTGGTTCGCGGTAAATAA
- the dxs gene encoding 1-deoxy-D-xylulose-5-phosphate synthase has product MGERRKITLSTGDFPEDLKHMSNDELDLLTYEIRDFLIEHVSKTGGHLASNLGVVELTIALHTVFDSPRDKIIWDVGHQSYVHKILTGRGDKFSSLRQYGGMSGFPKREESPHDCFDTGHSSNSISAAAGIAAARDFQGENFDVVAVIGDGALTGGLAFEALNNAGASKSKMIIIINDNGMSISQNIGGLSQHLSNLRMSSTYLDIKKQIKKALKGIPRVGESLYAGVEHLRDSIKYAVVEGALFEELGLKYMGPFDGHNIEDLTTALMLARNVEGPVVLHVLTKKGKGYKNSENSPDKFHGVAPFNPTTGLPLSTEDGFSYSQIFGNKLIQLAAREERLVAISAAMIHGTGLSKFAARYPQRMFDVGIAEGHAVSFAAGIAAGGYRPVVAIYSTFLQRAYDQMMIDVCMQNLPVIFAIDRAGNVGADGETHHGVFDLSYLSHMPNMKVLAPADGTELALMLDYALTLNGPCAIRYPRGEAPDLTTVYQEDYGPINRSKVIFFGEELMILAVGKMVSVAYEACVRLRQQGVSVGLVNVRSICPLDEEAILQIAKQAKRLMTVEDNVLQGGFGQQAAGLLSREEVLLPCRHVAWPNVFVEHGDDRELFGKYKLDVDGICERVRDFIER; this is encoded by the coding sequence ATGGGAGAACGAAGAAAAATTACACTGTCCACGGGAGATTTTCCGGAGGATTTAAAGCACATGTCCAACGACGAATTGGACCTGCTGACATATGAAATAAGAGACTTTTTAATTGAACATGTATCGAAAACAGGAGGCCATCTGGCCTCCAATTTGGGAGTCGTAGAATTGACTATTGCGCTGCATACCGTGTTTGACAGCCCCAGAGATAAGATTATCTGGGATGTAGGGCATCAATCTTACGTTCATAAGATTTTGACAGGACGAGGGGATAAGTTTTCTTCTCTGCGGCAGTATGGCGGCATGAGCGGCTTCCCTAAGCGGGAAGAAAGCCCTCACGACTGTTTTGATACGGGCCACAGCAGCAATTCCATTTCTGCGGCGGCAGGCATAGCAGCAGCTCGAGATTTTCAAGGAGAAAACTTTGACGTAGTGGCGGTTATCGGGGATGGGGCCTTGACCGGAGGCTTAGCCTTTGAGGCTTTGAACAATGCGGGAGCATCTAAGTCTAAAATGATTATCATCATTAACGACAATGGGATGTCCATCTCTCAGAATATCGGCGGACTATCCCAGCATCTGAGCAACCTGCGGATGTCTTCCACCTATTTGGATATTAAGAAGCAGATTAAGAAAGCGCTGAAAGGCATTCCCCGGGTGGGAGAAAGCCTGTATGCCGGAGTGGAGCACCTACGGGATTCTATCAAATACGCGGTGGTAGAAGGCGCTCTTTTCGAGGAACTGGGGCTTAAATACATGGGGCCCTTTGACGGTCATAACATCGAAGATTTGACCACAGCCTTAATGTTGGCTCGGAATGTAGAGGGTCCAGTAGTCCTCCACGTGCTGACCAAAAAGGGGAAGGGGTATAAGAATTCGGAGAACAGTCCGGATAAGTTTCATGGAGTGGCTCCCTTTAATCCCACTACGGGACTTCCGCTTTCAACAGAGGATGGATTTTCCTATTCTCAGATATTTGGCAATAAGTTGATTCAGCTGGCTGCTAGAGAGGAAAGACTGGTAGCCATTAGTGCAGCCATGATTCACGGCACCGGTTTAAGCAAGTTTGCAGCCAGGTATCCTCAGCGAATGTTCGATGTGGGTATTGCCGAGGGTCATGCCGTATCTTTTGCTGCAGGGATTGCCGCAGGGGGATATCGGCCGGTGGTGGCCATCTATTCGACTTTTTTACAGCGGGCTTACGACCAGATGATGATTGACGTCTGCATGCAGAATCTGCCTGTTATTTTTGCCATCGATCGGGCTGGAAATGTCGGTGCCGATGGAGAAACCCATCACGGCGTTTTCGACCTCTCCTATTTAAGCCATATGCCCAACATGAAGGTGTTGGCTCCAGCAGATGGAACAGAACTGGCCCTGATGTTGGATTATGCACTGACTTTAAATGGCCCTTGTGCGATTCGTTATCCTCGAGGGGAGGCACCGGACCTGACCACTGTATACCAGGAGGATTATGGTCCGATAAACCGAAGCAAAGTAATTTTTTTCGGAGAGGAACTGATGATCTTGGCGGTGGGTAAGATGGTTTCTGTGGCCTATGAGGCCTGTGTACGCCTGCGGCAGCAGGGAGTTTCAGTAGGGCTGGTAAATGTGCGGAGCATTTGTCCCCTGGACGAAGAAGCCATTTTACAGATAGCTAAACAAGCCAAGCGATTGATGACGGTAGAGGACAATGTGCTCCAGGGCGGATTTGGTCAGCAGGCCGCCGGATTGCTGAGCAGAGAAGAGGTATTGCTTCCCTGCCGACATGTAGCCTGGCCCAATGTTTTTGTGGAACATGGCGATGACCGAGAGCTGTTTGGAAAATATAAATTAGATGTGGACGGTATATGCGAAAGGGTGCGTGACTTTATTGAAAGATAG
- a CDS encoding stage III sporulation protein AF, which translates to MEIIKEWVRNIFVIVVALSFIETLLPSSEMQNYVKFVFSLIILATILSPLLIFLE; encoded by the coding sequence ATGGAAATCATAAAAGAGTGGGTGCGGAATATATTTGTTATTGTGGTAGCGCTGTCCTTTATTGAAACACTGCTGCCCTCCAGTGAAATGCAAAACTATGTAAAGTTTGTCTTTTCTCTCATTATTCTGGCTACGATTTTATCGCCCCTGCTTATTTTTCTGGAATAA
- a CDS encoding pyridoxal phosphate-dependent aminotransferase has protein sequence MKLSQKVQDMQFSPIRKFNAYAIEAKAKGKKVYHLNIGQPDIKTPKAFMDAIKGFDSEVLAYAESGGLVQLQDAIANYFKRFDMDIQRQDVLITNGGSEALNMIYTCILDYGDEVLVPEPFYTNYQTFISAAGGKIVPITTQAEEGYQYAYGDRIEKAITEKTKAISLVNPGNPTGTILSREEMRVIADVAKKHDLWIIADEVYREFAYDGREMTSFGQLEDIKERVIIVDSVSKRFSACGARIGCIVSKNQELMSNALKLAQGRLCCPTLDMIGATALYELEPSYFNEVRVEYEGRRDAAYEEIMKIPGVVCHKPGGAFYIMVKLPVESSEDFLVWLLTEFEDQGETVMYAPIQGFYGTAGLGRDELRIAYVLNKEDLVRGVELIRLGLEKYKALGYK, from the coding sequence ATGAAATTATCACAAAAAGTACAGGACATGCAATTTTCGCCTATCAGAAAATTCAATGCGTATGCTATTGAAGCGAAGGCGAAGGGTAAAAAGGTTTACCATCTGAATATCGGGCAGCCCGATATCAAGACTCCAAAAGCCTTTATGGATGCCATCAAGGGCTTTGACTCAGAGGTCCTGGCCTATGCAGAATCCGGCGGGCTGGTGCAGCTGCAAGATGCTATCGCCAACTATTTTAAACGCTTTGATATGGATATCCAAAGACAAGACGTGCTGATTACCAATGGCGGATCCGAGGCTCTGAATATGATCTATACCTGCATTTTGGATTATGGCGACGAAGTGCTGGTGCCGGAACCGTTCTATACGAATTACCAAACCTTTATTTCAGCAGCGGGAGGCAAAATTGTTCCGATTACTACCCAAGCGGAAGAGGGTTACCAATACGCTTATGGGGATCGAATTGAAAAGGCTATCACGGAGAAGACCAAAGCTATTTCCCTGGTTAACCCTGGAAACCCTACTGGCACGATTCTCAGCAGAGAAGAGATGCGTGTCATCGCCGACGTGGCGAAGAAGCATGACCTGTGGATTATAGCTGACGAGGTATACCGAGAATTTGCCTACGATGGACGGGAAATGACGTCCTTTGGTCAGTTGGAAGATATAAAGGAGCGGGTAATTATTGTGGATTCCGTTTCGAAGCGGTTTTCTGCCTGCGGTGCCCGAATTGGCTGCATCGTGTCCAAGAACCAAGAACTCATGTCCAATGCACTGAAGCTGGCTCAGGGTCGGCTGTGCTGCCCAACGCTGGATATGATTGGAGCTACCGCCTTATATGAGCTGGAACCTTCTTATTTTAACGAGGTACGGGTGGAATATGAGGGCAGAAGAGATGCGGCTTACGAGGAAATCATGAAGATTCCTGGAGTGGTTTGCCACAAGCCAGGCGGTGCCTTCTACATTATGGTTAAACTGCCGGTAGAAAGTTCAGAGGACTTCCTAGTATGGCTACTGACAGAATTTGAGGACCAAGGCGAGACTGTTATGTATGCGCCAATTCAAGGATTTTACGGCACGGCAGGTCTGGGCCGGGATGAACTGCGAATTGCTTATGTATTAAATAAAGAGGACCTGGTTCGAGGAGTGGAGCTGATTCGTCTGGGTCTGGAAAAGTATAAAGCCTTAGGATATAAATAA
- a CDS encoding Asp23/Gls24 family envelope stress response protein — protein sequence MSIEQEERLGAVKISEDVIAICVINAALATKGVAALSGGLTDTISKNILGKAPLKKGIKIAKEDEELLIDIYVIVHYGVKIPEVAWNIQKNVKKEIESMVDVPIKTINIHVQGVHFMEQKEQEE from the coding sequence ATGAGCATTGAGCAGGAAGAGCGGCTGGGAGCTGTGAAAATATCGGAAGATGTCATCGCTATTTGCGTGATAAATGCGGCTTTAGCCACCAAAGGGGTGGCGGCATTAAGCGGGGGGCTGACCGATACCATTTCTAAAAACATACTTGGCAAAGCACCTCTGAAAAAAGGCATCAAGATAGCAAAAGAGGATGAGGAACTTCTCATCGATATTTATGTGATCGTCCATTACGGGGTGAAGATACCGGAAGTTGCGTGGAATATTCAAAAAAATGTAAAAAAAGAGATTGAAAGCATGGTAGATGTACCCATCAAGACAATAAACATTCATGTCCAAGGCGTACATTTTATGGAGCAGAAAGAGCAGGAGGAGTAA
- the xseA gene encoding exodeoxyribonuclease VII large subunit, whose protein sequence is MAIKPIKVSQLNAYIKRVLQSDPLLGGLSVIGEVSNLKFHGTGHVYFTLKDATSKINCFLPAENAERLHFELADGMEVTAEGYIYLYEKGGTYSLNIRDIQVSGLGNLSIAFEKLKEKLAREGLFDEKHKKPLPFFPRKIAVITSESGAAVRDIIKIIKTRNNIVDVLVYPVLVQGPAAAPEIAEAIRQVNHLFPDTDTIITGRGGGSMEELWAFNEEMVARSIFESRIPIISAVGHEIDFTIADFVADKRAETPTAAAQMAVPDVRQLKAGLAQLRGNLEHRMSSLVKSKELALQSCNIQALASKLENRIHLQQLSIGERQKEMFTHMGNLIYNKRNRIDALRDQLEALNPRKVMERGYSIITDQKGNVIQSIENLQPGDSVIAAVKDGSFAADVTEIRKDK, encoded by the coding sequence ATGGCCATCAAGCCGATAAAGGTTTCACAATTAAACGCATACATCAAGCGGGTACTGCAATCGGACCCACTGCTAGGTGGACTGTCGGTGATTGGAGAGGTGTCCAACTTAAAGTTTCACGGCACCGGCCATGTATACTTCACGCTGAAGGATGCAACCAGCAAAATCAATTGCTTTTTGCCCGCAGAGAATGCAGAACGCTTGCATTTTGAACTGGCTGATGGCATGGAAGTTACGGCAGAAGGATACATCTACCTTTATGAAAAGGGCGGTACCTATTCTTTGAATATCCGGGATATTCAAGTATCGGGGCTGGGTAATCTGAGTATTGCTTTTGAAAAGCTGAAAGAAAAATTAGCGCGGGAAGGGTTGTTTGATGAAAAACATAAAAAACCTCTACCCTTTTTCCCGCGGAAGATTGCGGTTATTACCTCAGAATCGGGAGCGGCTGTCCGAGATATTATTAAGATTATCAAAACTAGGAATAATATCGTTGATGTGCTGGTCTATCCGGTGTTGGTCCAAGGGCCGGCGGCAGCCCCCGAGATTGCGGAGGCTATTCGCCAGGTAAACCACCTGTTTCCCGATACGGATACCATCATCACCGGACGGGGAGGCGGGTCCATGGAGGAACTGTGGGCTTTTAACGAAGAGATGGTAGCCAGGAGCATATTTGAATCCCGTATACCCATTATTTCTGCGGTAGGACACGAAATCGATTTCACCATTGCGGACTTTGTGGCGGACAAAAGAGCGGAGACGCCTACGGCAGCGGCACAGATGGCTGTACCGGATGTCCGTCAGCTGAAAGCCGGATTGGCACAGCTTCGGGGAAATCTAGAGCATCGAATGTCCTCCTTGGTCAAAAGCAAGGAGTTGGCCCTGCAAAGCTGTAACATCCAGGCCTTAGCTTCCAAGCTGGAAAACCGTATTCACCTCCAGCAGCTAAGCATCGGGGAAAGACAGAAAGAAATGTTTACGCATATGGGCAATCTGATATATAATAAGAGAAACAGGATTGATGCCCTCCGAGATCAGCTGGAAGCCCTGAACCCTCGAAAAGTGATGGAGCGGGGCTATAGCATTATCACGGATCAAAAGGGGAATGTCATCCAATCCATAGAAAACTTGCAGCCAGGCGATTCGGTGATTGCGGCTGTAAAGGACGGAAGCTTTGCCGCTGACGTAACCGAAATAAGGAAGGATAAGTAG